TCTGCACTGGTGAAAACGGCGAACTTTTTGCCACTTCTTTACGTCACTTCTGTCAACAGCCACATTTGAATTAGAGTCCATAATTCTGAAGAAAAGTGTTCCATAAATGTTTGACTGGTATGGTTCGTAACTTGCTGATAGGATCCTTCATTTTTCCACCCTGCCTAAATGGTCAGAATTACTTAATCGTTTTATGAAATGTTCTGTATAATCTCTTAGTCTATCTTGTTCCCTTGGGACCCAGGGTAATTTTTTAGGTGGAATCTGGATTCATGACAGTTTGTCAGCGAATTTCATTCAAGTAGTCTGTGACTACATAGGCAACAAATTTGCAAGTCACTGGAAGAGATGCTAGGTCTCTTTTGGAGTGAAAGAGAACCGTTCTATGAAACCCAAGTTCCAAATTGAGAGGGATTAGTTGGTAGGATTGTTGCAATTGCAGAAGACATTCGAGGCAGCTCTGCCACAATGAGGTGCTTTAAAGATTATTAAGAGAGAAATTTAAAAGCTGTACACATGAATATCGTTTATTTACCTATAACAAATTCTTCACTTTCTAGAGTGTTATTATGCATGTGCAACCCATGGTCCAATCCCAAAAATGATGCTGAAGGAACTGTCTACCGCTACAAGAAAAATCAGCACTGTATTCTGAAACAcctgtttaaaataattcttccAAAGTTGAAGTGAACAGAACTGAAGTAATGGTACCGCCAGCAGAGTTTCTCAATATTGTTCCCTTTCTCTCGTACCCAAATTTAACTCAGactgagagaaataggcaattgTATTTTGTACGTAAAGTACGCAAATTTACGAACATTGCCCTTTGTAATTCTTACCGAACTATTTATCCAACGCAGAGTTTTTCTATGCCTAACTTACATATTAAAATTCAACAGCTGCCAAGGATACAATAAAACTCAACCAGTCAacgttcttaaatattttaataaaactgctataaaatgtcatttatgcttataaagtttaaaatacgcTTGAAGCACAAGTCGTGATAGCATAGAGTTGACGAGTAGCGGCAGCCAACTTGTGAGATGAGCTTAGACCTAACAGTTGATATGTCGCCAACAATCACGTATTTCAAACGTAAACAATACGTACATAACATATTTCACGTAACCAATTGAAAGATGTTGAAGTTTTACGTAACACAAAATTTGACCTTAATAATGCTggtgaaataaatacattaatgttaTGACATGAAATTAAATCACAGGCAGAaactttttagaatataaaattcaataacaacgcttataatatatacaaaaaatatttgtcatcttaaacaactaatttaaaaatagtttaatattagaaataagTTATAGAATTCTAGCGTTAATATAAAGCCATTGTAGATAACTTTCAACTTGCATAGAATAgtagtgaaatttaatttaatcgaaGTATTTATTTACCTACAATTCATCTACGGAAGCCATTTCTAGTTAGAATATAGTCTTTATGACTGAGGTTGTTTTGTGGATGATTAGTTTCCTAAACGCAAAGTATTAATGTTCTGGGACATTATAAAAGGAAATCAGTGTACGAAAAAGTAATAATATCTTATATCTTGGGAACGATATTATGGGTTAGTACACCTTTGATTCATTCTAAACAATTTAACTCATATTcgtattataaaacacaatattttgtaatatactggGTGTTTATGAACTTTCCAGTGATATTTTGAGGATTTTTCCTTTgtctcaaaacaaaaataaaaatgaaatataaacggTGCCGTAAATGGGTAAACAACAGTTTGCTGTGCGTTTTTGCAATAGTTCAAAGCTTACATCCAAATTATTTCTTGAccgaattttatattttcagtgtcaaaatgtatgcaattaaatttttataacatttttagttactaattattaaaaatttaactgacTGCCATCTTAcgtgaaattacaaaataacattaatttttcaattgatTTGAGACGGCAAAAGCAATAATAGTGTAAacttagaaatgttttttatcttaactggtttttgaaataaaaaaataaatacctaaaaaaacaaacaaacagaaaacTAAGCGTTTATGGctcatatttatgttatgttttttggTTGCCTTGACCCGAAgaacaaatttccaaaatattactgGATagtttgtgaacaccctgtacaatattattcaaatgtaaaacaaatattgtttgacGAAGAAAGGTTTTCACACAGTTATACCTTTCTATCAAAGaaacttaataattaacataatattaaatccCAAAGTTGAATAATTTAgagtttaatatgtttataagtaCCTAATCATTTCTGTGTACTGCTATAAAATTTAGCAACGTAAAATTTTGaaactcaattttaaatgtaactgtaatatattttcagGCAAATAGGTTTTTGTTTAAAGGAATACTATTAACTTAATAGAACTCATATCATAGAAGTTACCTCACAACAATGATATTTTgctttgtataaaaacaatattttttcaagcattataaactacttaaaatatttctgaacgTTCTTTAGcacaattctttttattttgtagtatcacaaaactttattttacaataaataatttgtattgtagaatactgtgattttttgttttcctcaACATGACTGGaaaaaaggtaatatttcaaAGCCTCAGGCTACAAAACTCATTAATGGTATAAAAGAATAGGGCgtagagaaaaaaatcaaaatttaaaaatgaaaatatcctGCTTGgaaatttctcttttttaaaggttttaataaataatattattaaaaaactgcaGAGTGTCAAGAATGACTTTAATCCCAACtcatttaagtttaaatgttggtctggatttaaaatattaaggtgcacttttaaatgtaattaaaaaaatatttcagtttaatttcttaaataattataataaatcaggAAAACCATGAAGAGATGTACTTATTACTCAATTATGTAATCAATTAATccaataattgaaattaatttagttaaagcCATCTTTGATAAGTcgctactttttatttttatttacatccaAATCATGTAGTTAGAGGAAAACTGTTCACACCATCCACATGACGTGCAATTTTAAACACAGTGTATCACATACTCTTTGATTCCAACATTTCTGTCTAAACTTATTCAAAAGTTAGAGCGTAGAGTTTCAAAGCTAGACTCCATACactcaaagtatatttttactactttaatattgttataattatcgAGCACTTGTTAggttagaacatttttttttaattttcatcaatgTATCAGTTAGCCAAACATGTATGACTGCTTTCATTAAAgatttgaaataacatttatagCTATTCATagcaaattaattattcaatcaaTAAAGTAATCCTACAATGTTTTAGGTCTGGAGGTAACTTCTACGTGTGAGTTCTTGCGTTTTAAAAACAGTTGGAGTTCTTGGgggttatttaataaaaattacaactttataaaaatatccacGTAATTCCAAAATTGTCTATTTTTATCGCTGACTAATTATTCGTATGGggaaaattctatattttactgGGAAATTTGTTAACCTATTCTAATACTGTCTAttcctatataatttttattaccgATGAAATTTTCGCTCTAGAGTTTGAACTGGAAGATTGTTCATAGAAAGGCTATTGAATGCAAGTAGaagctaataaatattttaaagtcttaaCTACAAAATGCGAATAACTACAGTGAACTAAGGGGAATTAAGTGTCTAAATCGATTGAAAGTTGATTTAAACTATGAAAACTTGTGATTATTATCTCTGGTGGTGCTTAGAGTGAGGTGCCATGACGTGGACACGACGCGTTCTTAGAAGTACGACAATTGAGCTCTTCATTGGTCAGGTACAACTTATACAGAACAATTTACACTTGCCTTTCACTAGTCCAATGCCTGGTCAACGTTCATAGGATGATTGTGAGTACGGAGGGACGAAAGTGGAACTAAGGTCTTGCTCATCGGATATCGGAAATAGTTTGAGCACTTATTGGGGTTTCTCTTTATGTGTTTTGGTAATTTCTCACCATCGACAAAGTActggattattttattatacctaATGCTATAAATTCATGTTCAGGTCCAGCTCAGTCATACGTAATATTGATATGTAGTTTGATAATTTTTGGATGGTGTAACTAAATAAAGGTGTTGTTTGTTTAGCATTGTTATTACTGGACCAAAAATGCTGCCTTAACAGCAGACTCCTAAATATTTGGGAACATGCCTATTGAACCTTATAATTCATAATGATAAATAGGAACGTGAatatacagtgtgtccacaaagtcTTGTCACCTTGTTAAACAACTTTGAATGATATTAACATAGGATTAGAGagtactttaaatagtttttctaagcTCAACATGAGCACCATAAATTATCCTGTAAATGTCCAAGCAAACTTTGATCTCCTCCCACCTTTTTATCAGGAATTTTGGGCTAAATGATTCAATCGCAACTCTGATTCGTTGCTTTAAGTGTTCATACCAACTTTATGACGATTTACATTTCCAGACAAGTGAAAGGTAGCCTCAACATAAAAACAATTcggtttataaaatgtttagccAGTCCATTTTTATACAGCAAAGTCAACTCTTTAATTTGTCAAAGCGTGCAATAGTTGAGGTTTTTAACCATTAGATTGTCTTTTCTTTCTTGTGAACTATATACTTAGGTTtgcagtttatttttgacaatggaatgattgtgaaggaaacaggattttttcggacatttgccatcgttcagtaaaacaaaaaacaagaaaagtagtgttactgatttttttgtttcactgaacgatggcaaaagtccgaaaaattctgtttccttcacaatcattccatcgttGCCAATGTTGCCACAAAGCGGTTTGATCTCTTGTTAATAGCCCATTTGTCCTCGTTTTGTCCAATAACCTGTCTGTTTCCGTAAACGTCTTATCCCATAATTAAATGCTGCGTCTGTTAGATGGATTTTCACGAAACACTCGAAGATACTAATGCTGCATTAAAATCACAGTATAAAATTTAGCTAGCCATAAAATATTATCAACTTTTCTTGAAAAAGTTTCCATTATGgctgttttcataaaaacattagcCACAGATGAGAACAGTGGGTAACttagttaattaaaacaaaactttacaaacagttttttacatttatatatgtttcataGACCAACAATCAATAATAGATTAGCTATGATgaattaaaagtgtgacatgactttgtggacactcttctgtatataaaaatgtaggtTTGGTAGCTTGAAGTACCATGGTGTCAAAATGTCTAGAGCCGATCCTTATATTATAACACGGTTAACATACTTGTATGCTTTTTGATAACTTGCAGAAAGTATTAATAATCCGCTAGTCaatgaaaaatagtttcattttttgtgtataatgttttcattttccTGATTagatgaaattaaatgttttctttaaacactttACAGTGAATTGTTACAAAGCAAATGGTGTGCATTAGACACATTTCTGGATGAATGGcgattagtaattaaaaaaatagaaatttcctACTTTACAAAGTACTTGAATTCCAATGAAACAGATTATGATTTTCATACCTATGAATAtctattaatatttgttacattacaTTTCGGATTTTTCTACACTTTAAATAGCGTAATACGCAAAAATGTTGATTTGTGTTATTTACGCAACTTTAATTGTAGGACTTCAAGTTTGCCTATAGTTGAAAGGACTGATAGTTACAACCATGAACtaggaaaaattatataaatttttgggaagtttcttttcttttcatgTAACATGGTCCCATGCACAACAACTAAATCTCACTGGAAGCTTCCAAAGCACATAAACTGAGGACTCCGGTGGTAACAAAACCATTTCACttacaattaaattgttatttatagtatCTTAAACAATAGTTTAATAGTAAGAACACAATGAATGTATCACATTAGAAGACGGCTGTGGTGCGGTAAAGACCGGTGTAGCCACAGAGACGTGCTCTTAGAGCCGGTATTAGAACTGCAGCAGCCGTCAGGTCCTGCAGGAAGTTTGAACATTCCACCATGAGCAGGTAGAGCTTGTCTCCCGTGGACTGAGACTTGTGCAGAGTTATCCTCCGCAATCCCACAGACTTGGGCAGGTACCGGTAGATCATCCTGGCCCCTGCAACATGAATACGTCATCAGTCAGGTCCTGCAGGAAGTTTGAACATTCCACCATGAGCAGGTAGAGCTTGTCTCCCGTGGACTGAGACTTGTGCAGAGTTATCCTCCGCAATCCCACAGACTTGGGCAGGTACCGGTAGATCATCCTGGCCCCTGCAACATGAATACGTCATCAGTCAGGTCCTGCAGGAAGTTTGAACATTCCACCATGAGCAGGTAGAGCTTGTCTCCCGTGGACTGAGACTTTTGGAAAGTTATCCTCCGCAATCAATCCCACAGACTTGGGCAGGTACCGGTAGATCATCCTGGCCCCTGCAACATGAATACGTCATCACTCAGGTCCTGCAGGAAGTTTGAACATTCCACCATGAGCAGGTAGAGCTTGTCTCCCGTGAACTGAGACTTTTGTAGAGTTATCCTCCGCAATCCCACAGACTTGGTAATTATGTCTCCTGAGTGAATATAATTTGAAAGTGGAAACTACATAAACCTCAATACATCAGCTGAGAATGGAATAATTTGCACAGTATTTATTGCCTGCACAACTGAGGACATGAAAAAGCTGGAGGGGTTGACGCCTTTATGATCTGCCAAACAATAGATGAAGATGAATCCTCTTTTCCGGAGGAAAATAGCTAGGAGTCTAGCACACCTGGTCCAAAAATAAAAGCCAATTCAGTAAGAGATCAGAGTGAAAAAGGTAAACTTTTCCATTGAAGTCCATTTGCAATCTTATGCTTATCTCCCGTCCTCATTTCATTGTTTCTGATGTTTTGGTCTAGTggcataaaaatcaataatgctGAGTTTGGACCTGAGAGATTATTAATgctaataaaaaagtaatcatGATGTTGGACCATGCAAAAGTCAAGGTACTTTGGATAATTCAATTAGGttcaatttctaaaataaaaagaatagacgaagaataaatgaagaaaatataaatgattatgtTCTAATTTCTAGTTATAGAAAGGATATTacaaaaagcaaataataaatatcagaaaACACACCGCACAGACATTAAAGTTcatatttgacagttggaaaatGCCATTTTATTCAAGgtctaatttaataattacagtaagTTGTGCAAGGGAACTCAACTCACCCGTCCAGTAGAGCCAGTTCTTCTCAAATTTCTCGCCATCGTCGCCCTCGAACACCTTGTAGACGGAGATGATGTACCCAGTGGCGTCAGAGTTTGGCCGCTTGGTGGCGGTCTCCAGCGGCGGCCTGGCGATGGTCGCTACCTCGTTGAACAGGTCAAACGTGTGCGCTGTCGTGTATCGCGTACACTGCGGGTCGAACTTCTTCAGCGAGGTGGCGCGACAGTTGTAGAAGAACTCGCGAGGATCTGTCTGGTTCTTGTTTATGAGGTAGTATGCGATGAAAGGGAACTCCGCTGTAACATGAGCAAGAGTACGTGATTAAAGGGAACTCCGCTGTAACATGCATGTGAGCACCAGACGCCAAATTGCTgacctgatgttcttgaagaagattttgtcgtcgtcttgtgattccccgagacttttagagaggatcaatcttcgttgtcctcgaccatcttcaagatctgtgcagcttttcgagagggaattcctcgctacgaactatgcgtacaacagtacaataccgagaattcacaggttgggaaatggtcttcctgcgcatattgatttgttcagcatgtccgacacatcattcaagagggaggtcactaaatatctctctggccacacgtgaaactctgacactgaacgttatattttgcttgctgtttttttgtttttgtttttttgttaacacttttgtttatatttaatggcatcgaaccctgcatgtattgtcgcatattgtatatttcactaaatagagatggtttcttgtgaatgttatatattgcttgctattttcttaacacttttgttcatatattattataatagcatcaaaatttgcatgtattgtagcatgttttatattttgctaaatggaaatggtttcttgtgatttttttatatatatcaatgaacataagctacgctaatctttattttttctttcggattgtatttgttcatatgcatatgtatgtctcagtagtatataagtaactctatattttatacgctaccggtactttaattaagtctttttttacggttccaccttcatgttgcacttgtttatgaactatattgctgttgtaatttttctttttattcacgatgttgatgttatttggcacttgttttgcttatttttttgcttctgtttgctttagcatgtatgcatgtaaactatttatgtaagttgtttatatcaagcctcttgtattttcacaatacctataacaaatgtgaaatggtgtataccgtatgtaaataaataaataaacatgagcAAGAGTACGGATTGAAGGGAATTCTACTGTAACATGATCAAGAATACGTGATTAAAGGGAACTTAGCTATAACATGAGCAAAAGATCACCACgctagttaaaacatttttaccacTCAGTAGTTTAATgagtaagaatttatttttgagcCTAACTTTCTCATAGATCAAAGATTTTAAATCTCTGAGAGAAACTTAACAAGCAGGATACATTGTCAAGTTAGTAACTAACACTAAGAGATATGCAGTAGTGATAAAAATAACTCTGGTCTAAGCAGAATTGTACCCTATATTACTGTAACTAAACTTAAAGTAAATGCCTTAAAGAATTTGGACACCAGACCTTCCCTTACACATGTGATTCACATACTGTGGTAGCtccaaaattctttaaatatttcggcTTGATTACTGTTGGGCTTCACAACAAGAAAAtccacaaatttatttatgtccTTGTGAATATCTGCACTATATAAGTCTATCCATCTGGCTAGAAATGTGCAAGATGGCCCATGCAATATGAGTGTGAAGTCTACCACCGTATTGAGAGCTGCAAGTTTTGAGTAATCTGGTTCACATTTCAGCATTAGGAGTATCCACATTACTCACCATTCCGCTCTAGGTTGGAGAGCAGCATGCCCTCCATGGCAGTCTTGGCAGATCCCACTTCTGTGAGCAGATCACACGCTGCTGTCTTCTGCTTGACCAAGGGCATTACGAGGGGAGATTCAAGGATAGGCTCAATTGGCTCCATAGCTGTCATCAGGTGGATCAACACACAGAGCTTTGGGTCATCTACCTCGAGAACACTCAGCTGGCTCGGCTTGGCACTGGGCAGGGGTAGCTGTGGACAGAGTGACTTTATGCAGGATCTCAGGATATTCTATCGTCTATAATTGGCTCCATAGCTGTCATCAGGTGGATCAACACACAGAGCTTTGGGTCATCTACCTCGAGAACACTCAGCTGGCTCGGCTTGGCACTGGGCAGGGGTAGCTGTGGACAGAGTGACTTTATGCAGGATCTCAGGATATTCTATCGTCTATAATTGGCTCCATAGCTGTCATCAGGTGGATCAACACACAGAGCTTTGGGTCATCTACCTCGAGAACACTCAGCTGGCTCGGCTTGGCACTGGGCAGGGGTAGCTGTGGAAAGATTGACTTTATGAAGAGTGTCAGAATGCTCTATAGTCTATAGGATAGGTTCAAGTGGCTTGGTAGCTCTGATCAGGAGAATGATCAAAAAGACTGATTCATCTGGCTCTGACACAGTCAGCTGGTTGAGCTTATCGCTGGCCAAGAGAAGCTGTGGATAAAGTGTCATCATGAAGAGAGGCACTATTTGGAATGATTGTGTCATTCTGATTCTGTGTATCTCAAACTGTTTAATCAATTATCATCAAAGTTTACCACTCAAAGTTATCATCACGGGAACCACTATTGCGTGCAAAATGATGCATCAAGgcttaaaatattgcttaaaacttACAACCTATTCATAATTGAAAGCATAAGGACATATACAGTACTTCTTTCTGATGAAAATAATTAGGActttaattaaaagataaatgaataaaagttaaagGGAATTATAATCTTTTTCAGATTATCGTTCCTGCTTGTGTCTTATAATTGTTTTCATCCACTAACATCTATAGGGTGCTATAATACGTTTAGGTGtcattttaatgttattggaCTTTAGAGAACGGTAAGTAGAGAATAGTCCCATTCtgctattacattttaatgtaattcagcacaaactataattatataaggCCCTAgcgaaaaataaatattttcccagAATGTACTGGtcattgaataattaattgtgtttccaTCACTTCCATAAAGTGATACCCATAAAATGTTTTTCCCAACAACGATAAGACAATATGGGAAAGGGGGGGGAGTTAACCCTGTCCACAGTTTTTGCCAATAGCTCCAAGACATATGGACATTAACGATGGGGATTGAAGCACCAACAAACACTAAAAACACATTCTTTATGCGATATTAGTGCTTTCTGGATTGGGTTAACTTCACAGATCTTGCTCAGATGGATATTTCAATATCAAGGTTACGATATTTATaaggtttaataaattatttaatgacgTTAAACATATCCAAAATAGAAAAGTTGTGGAGCCTCTCCAATGATCTATAACAAAAGGAGGACtactatttcaaaatgtatagtgTGGAAGCGGAAACACtcaaattttcttattaaaagatCCCAAGTTTCTTTTTTTGATCTGAAACTGTTTAAAATGAGCAAACTTAGAGGAGATTTTGATCACCCTGGTGCAGTTTCAACTGACCGGCACTCCAGCTGGTAGAAAGCGGTCGATGCTGGCCACGGGGATGATGAAGCAGTCACGGTCTAGAGTTGCCAAGGTGATGGGCTCGGCCCTCGGCACAGACTGCAGCACTATGGGGCCAGTCGTGTTATACACCCCTGGTCTTCCGCTGCCGTTGTTGAAGCTAACCTGTCGTGGACAAAAATGTGTTtcaacaaaaatttcaattttcaacaTGAAATCTCAACATAAATACtaacttaatatattaatagAGCATGAATACagttttaccattttaaaatttcttcccATTTTTGTTTTGTGAGAAGTCTGAATAAGATTATGGGATTTTAGAATTCATGAGATGTTAATAATCCATTACTACGTGAATTGGCAATGTTTCAGTAGCTCTAGGATGTAACGGCCAATAAAAAACCGTTTAAGCTACTTCATTCTAAGGGACATTTGATATATAAGGTAGATAGAAATGATTTATATCCatcttttaatgttttctttccCTTAACAACgaattctgtagctagagatagtttaacacattgattgCGGCGGACACACAGCAAGTGTGTTTTTTGTGTTACAGATAGCTCAGTTTTACCATTACAATAAACCCTGTACTGTCTGAAATTTCCTTCTTACAGGTATCGAACAGTAAATTTCCTTCTTACAGGTCTCGAACAGTGAGATTTCCTTCTTACAGGTCTCGAACAGTGAATATATTCTTTTCTCGTACAGCCTCGTTATCCATGGTGTAAAACAGAATATAGCTCAAAGAGACCTTTTCTTTAGAAAAACTAAGCTTTTAAGCATTTCAGTTTAAATGACTTTCAAATTTCAGATATTGATGAATGTCAAATCCATCCTTGCGATAAGGATTCATTCACTGTGAACGATCCTAACGAAAGTCAAGTGTGTAACACCGTAGAGCTTGAATAATCTATActttttcagaaatttatgaacATCTTTTCAGTAATAGGTCTTAATGATCAGTAAGTAATCAATACTCAAGCCAAAAGAGAGAAAAGGTTAGTGAGAGGTTAACTAGCTTAGTCCCTCATTCTTGTAAAGCAAGGTAAAATACTTAGATAAGATAAGAAAGTTACCCGGACCCTCGTTCTTGTAAAGCaaggtaaaaatatttagataagataaGGAAGTTACCGGACCCTCGTTCTTGTAAAGCAAGGTAAAATACTTAGATAAGATAAGAAAGTTACCCGACCCTCATTCTTGTAAAGCAAGGTAAAATACTTAGATAAGATAAGAAAGTTACCCGACCCTCATTCTTGTAAAGCAaggtaaaatatttagataagataaGAAAGTTACCCGACCCTCATTCTTGTAAAGCAaggtaaaatatttagataagataaGAAAGTTACCCGACCCTCATTCTTGTAAAGCAAGGTAAAATACTTCTGCAGAATATAAAACATGACGACTACAGTTTGACGGTATGTAAGACTTCAAAATGTTTGTTGTCTTACAAAATAGACCTCGAAACATTTATTCTGTTGGTTGAATTAAacgttgtaaaaattattatagagtaaatttaaatattgttggaTATAATCTTTAATATAATGTTCATTATTAAAAGAATGAAGCGATATGAAACAATTCGCTTGATTTAGAGAAGAGTCAAAACactaattttaatgtgtttttctaAACCTACTCAATCTTTTATACTCTGGAAAAAATTCACTGAGTGCGAGGTAAAAGGTACAGTGAGATTCACACAGTTTTTGCCACGTCAAAAAGCGCCGTGCCAGAAGTTGGCCGTGAGAACAAAAAGAGTGATATTTCACAAAACTCACAAACTTGTCTGCGGAAGCTATCTCTTGTGTCGGGGGAGTGCTTCATCAAATCGCTGCACCGCTGTCGGCCAGTGTTCGTCATCAACGGGTTTACATTCAACTCTGAATTGCTTCACTGACGAAAATTGAATTAACGTGAAATCctcttttatacaaattaataccCTCTAAGTGGTATATTCTGCTGCCTTCAATCTAGACACTTTCAAAAAGagattattcataataaaatataatgtctcACATTATGAATTGaaacaaaactgaatatttataCGGTTTCGATAAATATAGACTGCATTACATTGGGAATATATGCAAATCAGCATCCATGATTTAGACTAGATAACTAACATGATGTTGTGTTGCTCCCATATACAAACAACTGCATCCAATAATTCGTTTGACCGTCACTAAAGCAAACAAACAGTCGCAGTTTTATTGCCTTTAGGCCTTTTTAGGTGGTTTTAATTAGTAGCAATATAAACACAACTACAGTATTATCTAGAATAAAATGGATAGTTTTAATTTAGATTCCATACTGGTATGATGTAAGTACCAATAAATAgatgatgaattttaaatatggatggttttaggaatatttaaacacaactagaaaatatctttaatt
The Homalodisca vitripennis isolate AUS2020 chromosome 4, UT_GWSS_2.1, whole genome shotgun sequence DNA segment above includes these coding regions:
- the LOC124360802 gene encoding uncharacterized protein LOC124360802, which codes for MNILFRKNFQSDGAKGRVRSGGGAKRTGDYYGYSAMEDHHGGYRTHIFLNPSNLPQEYEGDLPSSLSAKRPSVTLMRWATGGTKRKPSGGKTDYPLNQNDTPSRQVSFNNGSGRPGVYNTTGPIVLQSVPRAEPITLATLDRDCFIIPVASIDRFLPAGVPLPLPSAKPSQLSVLEVDDPKLCVLIHLMTAMEPIEPILESPLVMPLVKQKTAACDLLTEVGSAKTAMEGMLLSNLERNAEFPFIAYYLINKNQTDPREFFYNCRATSLKKFDPQCTRYTTAHTFDLFNEVATIARPPLETATKRPNSDATGYIISVYKVFEGDDGEKFEKNWLYWTGARMIYRYLPKSVGLRRITLHKSQSTGDKLYLLMVECSNFLQDLTAAAVLIPALRARLCGYTGLYRTTAVF